In Alphaproteobacteria bacterium US3C007, one genomic interval encodes:
- a CDS encoding helix-turn-helix domain-containing protein, translated as MYIPNFDQNPTQKVGRPADASQQMRPVAERVYQKCKIMILVVDGVSLTTVASIMDPFMHANKILGRDRFDLERVSLLEQDPLTTAGIRLACEKPSNCVLAHGDVKNRPDFVMLACGQEVDKTSQKALQTFLRKLAATSVPFVALGAANAFAVTTGLIRADKCVAHWETIGLLRENFPAIDFLNVLFETCERGTSCAGELAALDFAIAFIENHCGSSIAQKIGSHFLLQSRRSGNALQLLNGSAMLCANGRIQKAIAMMVENIERPIGMDEIADELNISTRQLERIFARYGFDSPGRYFKELRLERARQLLEQSELSLAEVSLACGFESQNNFSKSFKKLFGVSPRDFRTPRGGLKYLRENIF; from the coding sequence ATGTATATTCCAAATTTTGATCAAAACCCCACTCAAAAAGTTGGCCGCCCTGCTGATGCGTCACAGCAGATGCGGCCGGTTGCAGAACGGGTTTATCAAAAATGTAAGATTATGATTCTGGTCGTTGATGGTGTTTCTTTAACCACCGTCGCGTCAATCATGGACCCTTTTATGCATGCCAATAAAATTCTTGGACGCGATAGGTTTGATCTCGAAAGGGTCTCTTTATTGGAGCAGGATCCGCTGACCACGGCGGGCATCCGTTTGGCCTGTGAAAAACCTTCAAACTGCGTTTTGGCCCATGGTGATGTGAAAAACCGGCCCGATTTTGTTATGCTTGCCTGCGGCCAAGAGGTTGATAAAACCTCTCAAAAAGCGCTGCAAACCTTTCTCAGAAAACTGGCGGCCACCTCTGTGCCGTTTGTGGCTTTGGGCGCTGCCAATGCCTTTGCTGTTACTACGGGTTTGATTAGAGCTGATAAATGCGTCGCACATTGGGAAACCATTGGGCTGCTTCGCGAAAATTTCCCGGCCATCGATTTTTTGAATGTTTTGTTCGAAACCTGCGAACGCGGCACAAGCTGCGCAGGAGAATTGGCTGCGCTTGATTTCGCCATTGCGTTTATAGAAAACCATTGTGGGTCAAGCATCGCGCAAAAAATCGGAAGCCATTTTCTGCTGCAAAGTCGGCGCAGCGGCAATGCGCTGCAATTGTTGAATGGCAGCGCGATGCTCTGCGCGAATGGGCGTATTCAAAAAGCGATTGCGATGATGGTTGAGAATATAGAACGCCCGATTGGCATGGATGAAATAGCAGATGAGCTAAACATTTCGACGCGACAGCTCGAACGGATTTTTGCGCGGTATGGGTTTGATTCTCCCGGTCGATATTTTAAAGAATTGCGGCTGGAGCGGGCGCGGCAATTGTTAGAGCAATCTGAACTTTCTTTGGCCGAGGTCTCACTGGCCTGTGGCTTTGAAAGCCAGAATAATTTCTCAAAAAGCTTTAAAAAACTTTTTGGCGTTTCGCCGCGTGATTTTAGAACCCCGCGTGGTGGGTTGAAATATTTACGGGAAAATATCTTCTAA
- a CDS encoding LysR family transcriptional regulator, with the protein MLPYRQLSYAVAVADHGGVQAASEKIAISQPALSNAVQKVEQEYGLKIFIRDRPNKLALTSVGRRFIAQAKRLIENAEEFEDLAKNLSKNSSGTIQLGCFTPTAAFIIPIILQALETRGLDISLQIHEADLDELNTLLVQGTIDVALTYNMFPNPSIEFETLIEEKPYVMIARNDPLASKKSIALKELVEKDMVSLNLPLTQQYFLSCFSQHNLRPKVRHQTKSYELVRSLVGAGEGYAIMIMRPVTNRAYNGTGLAYIPLADDVPPAQYGLAITNRAIPTKLIERFSEICRDTLLHEKAADHYFVRR; encoded by the coding sequence TTGTTACCCTATAGACAACTGAGTTACGCAGTGGCCGTTGCCGATCATGGTGGGGTGCAAGCGGCTTCGGAAAAAATAGCAATTTCACAACCCGCATTGAGCAATGCGGTTCAAAAGGTAGAACAAGAATACGGATTGAAAATATTCATCCGAGACCGACCGAATAAACTGGCGCTGACCTCGGTGGGGCGGCGGTTTATCGCGCAAGCCAAACGGCTTATCGAAAATGCCGAAGAATTTGAAGATTTGGCTAAAAACCTGAGCAAAAACTCCAGCGGCACGATTCAACTTGGATGCTTCACCCCCACCGCAGCCTTTATCATTCCAATCATTTTGCAGGCTTTGGAAACCCGCGGGCTTGATATTTCTTTACAAATTCATGAAGCGGATTTGGATGAATTAAACACGTTATTGGTACAAGGCACGATTGACGTTGCTTTGACGTATAATATGTTTCCCAATCCCTCGATTGAGTTTGAAACCCTAATCGAAGAAAAACCTTATGTTATGATCGCGCGCAATGATCCCTTAGCATCAAAAAAATCAATTGCGCTTAAAGAGCTGGTTGAAAAAGATATGGTGTCTTTAAACTTACCCCTGACACAGCAATATTTCTTATCGTGTTTTTCGCAGCATAATCTACGCCCCAAAGTCAGACATCAAACCAAATCCTACGAATTGGTGCGCAGTTTGGTGGGTGCCGGTGAAGGCTATGCGATTATGATCATGCGGCCTGTCACAAATAGGGCCTATAATGGCACAGGGCTGGCCTATATTCCCTTGGCGGATGACGTGCCGCCTGCGCAATACGGGCTCGCCATCACTAACCGGGCGATTCCCACAAAGCTAATCGAAAGGTTTTCGGAAATATGCCGGGACACGTTATTACATGAAAAAGCCGCCGATCATTATTTCGTACGGCGTTAA
- a CDS encoding sugar ABC transporter permease, producing the protein MGRSKAHYWFVGPAIFLMLLLLIAPVFVAAALSMTDYSLGNSGFNWIGWENYEKLFSRRSYSKMFTASLTYVLLVVPISVALGLGSALLISSLRIGGELYKAIFFLPVMATLLAMAIVWEFALNPIVGVVNDILRSGCDKSAIYALLSGSWLGYDPLDSWYGSACEKKFPLWLGDRQYALGTIAFIGIWQAFGFNMVLYLAGLTSVPRELYQAAQMDGADSAWERFKLVTWPMLGPTHVFVITISSIRSFQVFDTVEALTEGGPSKSTYVMVYAMFEKGVRQNLLGMGSAITIVFLIFVLILTLVQVYFVNRKVHY; encoded by the coding sequence ATGGGGCGCTCGAAAGCACATTATTGGTTCGTTGGTCCGGCAATTTTTTTGATGCTTTTGCTTCTGATCGCGCCCGTCTTTGTAGCCGCCGCATTGTCGATGACAGATTATAGCCTAGGCAATAGCGGTTTTAATTGGATCGGTTGGGAAAATTACGAAAAACTGTTTAGCCGCCGCAGCTATAGCAAAATGTTCACAGCCTCGCTGACCTATGTTTTGCTCGTGGTGCCGATCTCTGTGGCATTGGGGCTGGGATCTGCGCTTCTCATTTCAAGTTTGCGCATCGGGGGGGAGCTTTACAAGGCGATCTTTTTCCTTCCCGTTATGGCCACATTGCTTGCGATGGCGATCGTGTGGGAATTTGCGCTCAACCCAATCGTTGGCGTGGTAAATGATATCTTGCGCTCTGGTTGCGATAAATCCGCGATCTATGCGCTGCTCTCGGGCTCTTGGTTGGGCTATGATCCGCTGGACAGTTGGTATGGCTCGGCCTGCGAAAAGAAATTTCCACTATGGCTCGGTGATCGGCAATATGCGCTGGGCACGATCGCCTTTATTGGCATATGGCAGGCCTTTGGTTTCAATATGGTGCTCTATCTTGCAGGGCTCACGTCGGTGCCAAGAGAGCTATATCAGGCAGCGCAAATGGATGGGGCTGACAGCGCTTGGGAGCGGTTCAAACTTGTTACCTGGCCGATGCTGGGACCAACGCATGTGTTCGTGATAACCATTTCGTCGATCAGATCCTTTCAAGTCTTCGATACGGTGGAGGCCTTAACGGAAGGTGGCCCCTCAAAGTCAACCTATGTGATGGTCTATGCCATGTTTGAAAAAGGCGTACGACAGAACCTGCTGGGAATGGGCTCTGCGATCACGATTGTGTTTCTTATCTTCGTTTTGATCCTGACATTGGTGCAGGTGTATTTCGTCAATCGGAAGGTGCATTACTAA
- a CDS encoding ABC transporter ATP-binding protein, whose amino-acid sequence MAGIALSGVTKSYGGQSVINGVDLDIHDGEFLTLVGPSGCGKSTTLRIIAGLETQSSGDVSIDGVSVNETRPSLRDLAMVFQSYALYPHLTVRQNLMTPLRLRDLSFWERFPLLGHLLPSRRSKMVQIEKEVQIVSETLKIEPLLARKPGQLSGGQRQRVALGRAMVRNPAAFLMDEPLSNLDASLRVHMRAELSALHKKLKTTFIYVTHDQAEALTMSDRIAVMMDGDLLQLGSPEEVYQNPQDIRVAEFIGSPKMNILPGHCDEFGHITCAGLSLGGVLADPAPGPVSVGLRPEHLTLTDAGAAQSLSGKLTYKENLGSDVFFHVTQEGSESAIIIRAQPLAATPQKPGDTLHCAPVPGKPLVFGADGRRLDFNHVASSGKLA is encoded by the coding sequence GTGGCCGGAATAGCGCTAAGTGGCGTGACCAAATCCTATGGTGGTCAGTCTGTAATAAATGGTGTGGATTTAGACATACATGATGGGGAGTTTCTCACCTTAGTGGGCCCTTCCGGTTGCGGTAAGTCGACAACGCTGAGAATAATTGCGGGCCTTGAAACGCAATCCAGCGGTGATGTCTCTATCGATGGCGTTAGCGTGAATGAAACACGGCCCAGCCTGCGCGATTTGGCAATGGTGTTCCAATCTTATGCGCTTTACCCGCATCTCACAGTTCGTCAAAATCTTATGACGCCCTTGCGGCTGAGAGATCTGAGCTTTTGGGAGCGGTTTCCCCTATTGGGGCATTTGCTGCCCAGCCGCCGATCCAAAATGGTGCAAATTGAAAAAGAAGTTCAAATCGTTTCAGAAACGCTGAAGATTGAGCCGCTTTTGGCGCGCAAACCAGGCCAGCTTTCGGGGGGGCAAAGGCAGCGCGTTGCCCTTGGTCGTGCGATGGTGCGCAACCCGGCGGCCTTCTTGATGGATGAGCCCTTGTCAAATCTGGATGCGAGTTTGCGGGTGCATATGCGCGCTGAATTATCGGCGTTGCATAAGAAGCTCAAAACCACGTTTATCTATGTAACGCATGACCAAGCGGAAGCCTTAACCATGTCGGATCGCATTGCGGTGATGATGGATGGAGATTTGCTGCAATTGGGATCCCCTGAAGAGGTGTATCAAAACCCTCAGGATATTCGGGTGGCGGAATTTATTGGCAGCCCAAAAATGAATATTCTTCCAGGTCATTGCGATGAATTTGGACATATCACCTGCGCTGGTTTGAGCTTGGGCGGGGTGCTTGCCGACCCCGCTCCGGGGCCCGTTTCTGTGGGATTACGGCCCGAACATTTAACGTTGACCGACGCGGGGGCCGCGCAAAGCTTGTCCGGCAAATTGACCTATAAGGAAAATCTTGGCTCGGATGTGTTCTTTCACGTTACGCAAGAGGGCAGCGAAAGCGCCATCATTATACGGGCCCAACCTTTGGCGGCAACGCCTCAAAAGCCCGGCGATACGCTTCACTGCGCCCCCGTGCCGGGCAAACCTTTGGTCTTTGGTGCTGATGGGCGGCGGTTGGATTTTAACCATGTGGCCAGCTCTGGGAAGCTAGCCTGA